One part of the Vicugna pacos chromosome 20, VicPac4, whole genome shotgun sequence genome encodes these proteins:
- the TPMT gene encoding thiopurine S-methyltransferase isoform X3: MVQELSLMLRSTRIPRLLKKHLDTFLKGENGLRVFFPLCGKAVEMKWFADRGHSVVGVEISELGIREFFTEQDLSYSEEPVTEIPGAKVFKSCSGNISLYCCSLFDLPRANIGKFDRIWDRGALVAVNPGDRKRYADIMLSLTRTGFQYLLSVFSYDPTKHAGPPFYVPDAEVKKLFGSMCNIHCLEKVDAFEERHKSWGIDCIIEKLYLFTEK, translated from the exons gcTGTTAAAGAAGCACTTGGATACTTTTCTTAAAGGCGAGAATGGACTGAgagtattttttcccctttgtggaAAAGCAGTTGAGATGAAATG GTTTGCAGACCGAGGGCACAGTGTAGTTGGTGTGGAAATCAGTGAACTCGGGATACGGGAATTTTTTACGGAGCAGGATCTTTCTTACTCAGAAGAACCAGTTACAGAAATCCCTGGAGCCAAAGTATTCAAG AGTTGCTCGGGGAACATTTCATTGTATTGTTGCAGTCTTTTTGATCTTCCCAG AGCAAATATTGGCAAATTTGACAGGATCTGGGATAGAGGAGCATTAGTTGCTGTTAATCCCGGTGATCGCAAACG CTATGCAGATATAATGCTATCCCTAACGAGAACTGGGTTCCAGTACCTCTTGTCTGTTTTTTCTTACGATCCAACTAAACATGCAG GTCCACCATTTTATGTTCCAGATGCTGAAGTTAAAAAATTGTTTG gTTCAATGTGCAACATCCATTGTCTGGAGAAGGTGGATGCTTTTGAAGAACGACATAAAAGCTGGGGAATTGACTGCATTATTGAAAAGCTGTATCTATTTACAGAAAAGTGA
- the NHLRC1 gene encoding E3 ubiquitin-protein ligase NHLRC1 isoform X2, which translates to MGAEASGGGPALRDLVREAEISLLECKVCFERFGHRQQRRPRNLPCGHVVCLACVAALAHPRTLALECPFCRRACRGCDTSDCLPVLHLLELLGSALRQAPAANRAAPSSPGAFTCHHAFGGWGTLVNPTGLALCPKTGRVVVVHDGKRRVKIFDSGGGCAHQFGEKGDAAQDIRYPLDVTVTNDCHVVVTDAGDRSIKVFDFFGQIKLVIGGQFSLPWGVETTPQNGVLVTDAEAGSLHLLEVDFPEGVLRRTERLQAALCHPRGVAVSWLTGAIAVLEHPRALGSGAYGTTVKVFSASMQLIGQAQAQQQNSSADGPTSRRLSLDVRRLTGKSVPAPHLAFSLPTSRPLSVWAFILRAEEPASLAKSHSSDH; encoded by the exons ATGGGTGCCGAGGCCTCCGGGGGCGGGCCGGCGCTGCGGGACCTGGTGCGCGAGGCCGAGATCAGCCTGCTCGAGTGCAAAGTGTGCTTTGAGCGGTTCGGCCACCGCCAGCAGCGGCGCCCGCGCAACCTGCCCTGCGGCCACGTGGTCTGCCTGGCCTGCGTGGCCGCCCTGGCGCACCCGCGGACGCTGGCCCTCGAGTGCCCCTTCTGCCGTCGAGCCTGCCGGGGCTGCGACACCAGCGACTGCCTGCCGGTGCTGCACCTCCTGGAGCTGCTGGGTTCCGCGCTTCGCCAGGCCCCTGCAGCCAACCGCGCCGCCCCCAGCTCCCCCGGGGCCTTCACCTGCCACCACGCCTTCGGGGGCTGGGGGACCCTGGTGAACCCCACCGGGCTGGCGCTGTGCCCCAAGACGGGGCGGGTCGTGGTGGTGCACGACGGCAAGAGGCGGGTCAAGATCTTTGACTCCGGGGGAGGATGTGCACATCAGTTTGGAGAGAAGGGGGACGCTGCTCAGGACATTAGGTACCCACTTGATGTCACCGTCACCAACGACTGCCATGTGGTTGTCACCGACGCCGGCGACCGCTCCATCAAAGTGTTTGACTTTTTTGGCCAGATCAAGCTTGTCATTGGAGGCCAGTTCTCCTTGCCTTGGGGTGTGGAGACCACCCCTCAGAATGGGGTCTTGGTAACTGATGCAGAAGCGGGGTCCCTGCACCTCCTGGAAGTCGACTTTCCAGAAGGGGTCCTCCGGAGAACCGAAAGGTTGCAAGCTGCCCTGTGTCATCCCCGAGGGGTGGCCGTGTCCTGGCTCACCGGGGCCATAGCAGTGTTAGAGCACCCCCGGGCTCTGGGCAGCGGCGCCTACGGCACCACGGTGAAGGTGTTCAGCGCAAGCATGCAGCTCATCGGCCAG GCGCAAGCCCAGCAGCAGAACAGCTCTGCAGATGGCCCGACCAGCCGCAGGCTCTCTCTGGACGTCAGGCGTCTCACAGGCAAGTCGGTCCCAGCTCCGCATTTAGCTTTTTCTCTCCCGACGAGCCGCCCTCTGTCTGTGTGGGCATTTATCCTTCGAGCAGAAGAGCCGGCCTCCCTGGCTAAGAGCCACAGCAGTGATCACTGA
- the NHLRC1 gene encoding E3 ubiquitin-protein ligase NHLRC1 isoform X1, with amino-acid sequence MGAEASGGGPALRDLVREAEISLLECKVCFERFGHRQQRRPRNLPCGHVVCLACVAALAHPRTLALECPFCRRACRGCDTSDCLPVLHLLELLGSALRQAPAANRAAPSSPGAFTCHHAFGGWGTLVNPTGLALCPKTGRVVVVHDGKRRVKIFDSGGGCAHQFGEKGDAAQDIRYPLDVTVTNDCHVVVTDAGDRSIKVFDFFGQIKLVIGGQFSLPWGVETTPQNGVLVTDAEAGSLHLLEVDFPEGVLRRTERLQAALCHPRGVAVSWLTGAIAVLEHPRALGSGAYGTTVKVFSASMQLIGQVDAFGLSLFFPSKIIASAVTFDHQGNVIVADTCSQAVLCLGKPEEFPGLKPIITHGLSHPVALTFTKENSLLVLDSAAHSVKVYKVDWG; translated from the coding sequence ATGGGTGCCGAGGCCTCCGGGGGCGGGCCGGCGCTGCGGGACCTGGTGCGCGAGGCCGAGATCAGCCTGCTCGAGTGCAAAGTGTGCTTTGAGCGGTTCGGCCACCGCCAGCAGCGGCGCCCGCGCAACCTGCCCTGCGGCCACGTGGTCTGCCTGGCCTGCGTGGCCGCCCTGGCGCACCCGCGGACGCTGGCCCTCGAGTGCCCCTTCTGCCGTCGAGCCTGCCGGGGCTGCGACACCAGCGACTGCCTGCCGGTGCTGCACCTCCTGGAGCTGCTGGGTTCCGCGCTTCGCCAGGCCCCTGCAGCCAACCGCGCCGCCCCCAGCTCCCCCGGGGCCTTCACCTGCCACCACGCCTTCGGGGGCTGGGGGACCCTGGTGAACCCCACCGGGCTGGCGCTGTGCCCCAAGACGGGGCGGGTCGTGGTGGTGCACGACGGCAAGAGGCGGGTCAAGATCTTTGACTCCGGGGGAGGATGTGCACATCAGTTTGGAGAGAAGGGGGACGCTGCTCAGGACATTAGGTACCCACTTGATGTCACCGTCACCAACGACTGCCATGTGGTTGTCACCGACGCCGGCGACCGCTCCATCAAAGTGTTTGACTTTTTTGGCCAGATCAAGCTTGTCATTGGAGGCCAGTTCTCCTTGCCTTGGGGTGTGGAGACCACCCCTCAGAATGGGGTCTTGGTAACTGATGCAGAAGCGGGGTCCCTGCACCTCCTGGAAGTCGACTTTCCAGAAGGGGTCCTCCGGAGAACCGAAAGGTTGCAAGCTGCCCTGTGTCATCCCCGAGGGGTGGCCGTGTCCTGGCTCACCGGGGCCATAGCAGTGTTAGAGCACCCCCGGGCTCTGGGCAGCGGCGCCTACGGCACCACGGTGAAGGTGTTCAGCGCAAGCATGCAGCTCATCGGCCAGGTGGATGCCTTTGGGCTGAGCCTCTTTTTCCCCTCCAAAATAATTGCCTCCGCTGTGACCTTTGATCACCAAGGGAACGTGATTGTGGCAGACACTTGTAGTCAGGCTGTCCTGTGCTTAGGAAAACCCGAGGAGTTTCCAGGTCTGAAACCCATCATCACCCATGGTCTTTCCCATCCTGTGGCACTGACCTTCACCAAGGAAAACTCTCTTCTTGTGCTGGATAGTGCAGCCCATTCTGTGAAAGTCTATAAGGTTGACTGGGGGTGA